A stretch of the Lolium perenne isolate Kyuss_39 chromosome 3, Kyuss_2.0, whole genome shotgun sequence genome encodes the following:
- the LOC127343222 gene encoding mitogen-activated protein kinase 8 isoform X1 — translation MQPEQQQQQRRKGSSEMDFFSEYGDANRYKIQEVIGKGSYGVVCSAIDQHTGDKVAIKKIHNIFEHLSDAARILREIKLLRLLRHPDIVEIRHIMLPPSRRDFKDIYVVFELMDTDLHQVIKANDDLTKEHHQFFLYQMLRALKYIHTANVYHRDLKPKNILANANCKLKICDFGLARVAFNDTPTTVFWTDYVATRWYRAPELCGSFFTKYSPAIDIWSIGCIFAEILTGKPLFPGKNVVHQLDLMTDLLGTPSLDTVSRIRNEKARRYLSSMRKKQPVSFSERFPKADPAALKLMQRLLSFDPKDRPTAEEALADPYFKGLGKVEREPSCQPITKLEFEFERKKVTKEDVKELIFREILEYHPQLLKDYINGTEKPNFLYPSAVDNFRRQFANLEENGGKGGAVVSSDRKHVSLPRTTTVHSTPIPPKDQKPSQVPQRIPAGRPGRVVGPVIPYENSSAMDPYSQRRVARNPVLPAAATNLSAYAYHRKSDSSERELQQELEKDRMQYQPLQRFMDAKMVSPDLRSTSYYIPKGAPKGDVAERAALQPNMMQGIAPFNGIAAVGGSYNKVGAAQYGVSRMY, via the exons ATGCAgccggagcagcagcagcagcagcggaggAAG GGTTCATCGGAGATGGACTTCTTCAGTGAATACGGTGATGCTAACCGGTACAAAATTCAGGAGGTCATTGGCAAAGGGAGTTACGGTGTCGTTTGTTCAGCTATCGACCAACATACTGGCGACAAGGTGGCAATCAAGAAAATACACAATATCTTTGAGCACTTATCTGATGCTGCCCGGATCCTCCGCGAGATCAAATTACTCCGGCTATTGAGACATCCTGATATAGTTGAGATTAGGCACATAATGTTACCTCCATCGAGGAGGGACTTCAAGGATATTTATGTTGTCTTTGAGCTGATGGATACAGACCTCCACCAGGTCATCAAGGCCAATGATGACTTAACCAAAGAGCACCATCAATTCTTTCTATATCAGATGCTTCGTGCACTGAAATACATTCATACCG CTAATGTTTATCATCGTGATTTGAAGCCAAAGAATATATTAGCAAATGCTAATTGTAAACTCAAAATATGTGATTTTGGTCTAGCACGAGTGGCCTTTAATGACACTCCTACGACTGTATTCTGGACG GATTATGTTGCTACTAGGTGGTATAGGGCTCCTGAGCTTTGTGGGTCTTTCTTTACTAAG TATTCACCAGCTATTGACATATGGAGCATTGGTTGCATTTTTGCGGAGATTTTAACTGGGAAACCTTTGTTTCCTGGTAAAAATGTAGTTCACCAGTTGGATTTAATGACTGATCTCTTGGGTACGCCGTCGCTGGATACTGTTTCCAGG ATTCGGAATGAGAAGGCTAGGAGGTACTTGAGTAGTATGAGAAAAAAACAGCCAGTATCTTTTTCTGAGAGGTTCCCTAAAGCAGATCCTGCTGCACTCAAACTTATGCAGCGACTTTTATCATTTGACCCCAAGGATAGACCAACGGCGGAAGAG GCTTTAGCTGATCCATATTTTAAAGGCCTTGGGAAGGTAGAGAGAGAACCATCCTGCCAGCCAATAACGAAATTGGAGTTTGAGTTTGAACGGAAAAAGGTTACCAAAGAGGACGTAAAGGAGCTTATATTCCGGGAGATATTGGAGTATCATCCTCAACTTCTCAAGGATTACATCAATGGAACTGAAAAACCGAACTTCCTATATCCAAG TGCTGTTGACAATTTCCGGAGGCAGTTTGCCAACTTGGAGGAAAATGGAGGGAAGGGAGGAGCAGTTGTTTCATCAGACAGGAAGCATGTTTCGCTCCCCAG GACTACTACAGTGCATTCTACGCCAATTCCTCCGAAAGACCAAAAGCCTTCCCAAGTTCCCCAAAGGATTCCAGCAG GTAGACCAGGAAGAGTGGTTGGCCCGGTAATACCATATGAGAATTCAAGCGCTATGGATCCTTACAGTCAACGAAGGGTGGCGAGGAATCCAGTGCTTCCTGCAGCTGCGACCAATTTATCAGCATACGCCTACCACCGAAAGTCAGACAGTTCAGAGAGGGAGTTACAGCAGGAGCTTGAAAAAGACCGCATGCAGTACCAGCCTTTGCAGCGTTTCATGGATGCGAAGATGGTCTCTCCCGACTTGAGGTCTACCTCCTATTACATTCCAAAGGGTGCTCCGAAAGGTGATGTAGCAGAAAGGGCTGCGTTGCAGCCTAACATGATGCAGGGAATTGCCCCATTTAACGGCATCGCCGCAGTCGGAGGTAGCTACAATAAGGTCGGTGCTGCCCAGTATGGAGTCTCGAGGATGTACTAG
- the LOC127343222 gene encoding mitogen-activated protein kinase 8 isoform X2, which produces MDFFSEYGDANRYKIQEVIGKGSYGVVCSAIDQHTGDKVAIKKIHNIFEHLSDAARILREIKLLRLLRHPDIVEIRHIMLPPSRRDFKDIYVVFELMDTDLHQVIKANDDLTKEHHQFFLYQMLRALKYIHTANVYHRDLKPKNILANANCKLKICDFGLARVAFNDTPTTVFWTDYVATRWYRAPELCGSFFTKYSPAIDIWSIGCIFAEILTGKPLFPGKNVVHQLDLMTDLLGTPSLDTVSRIRNEKARRYLSSMRKKQPVSFSERFPKADPAALKLMQRLLSFDPKDRPTAEEALADPYFKGLGKVEREPSCQPITKLEFEFERKKVTKEDVKELIFREILEYHPQLLKDYINGTEKPNFLYPSAVDNFRRQFANLEENGGKGGAVVSSDRKHVSLPRTTTVHSTPIPPKDQKPSQVPQRIPAGRPGRVVGPVIPYENSSAMDPYSQRRVARNPVLPAAATNLSAYAYHRKSDSSERELQQELEKDRMQYQPLQRFMDAKMVSPDLRSTSYYIPKGAPKGDVAERAALQPNMMQGIAPFNGIAAVGGSYNKVGAAQYGVSRMY; this is translated from the exons ATGGACTTCTTCAGTGAATACGGTGATGCTAACCGGTACAAAATTCAGGAGGTCATTGGCAAAGGGAGTTACGGTGTCGTTTGTTCAGCTATCGACCAACATACTGGCGACAAGGTGGCAATCAAGAAAATACACAATATCTTTGAGCACTTATCTGATGCTGCCCGGATCCTCCGCGAGATCAAATTACTCCGGCTATTGAGACATCCTGATATAGTTGAGATTAGGCACATAATGTTACCTCCATCGAGGAGGGACTTCAAGGATATTTATGTTGTCTTTGAGCTGATGGATACAGACCTCCACCAGGTCATCAAGGCCAATGATGACTTAACCAAAGAGCACCATCAATTCTTTCTATATCAGATGCTTCGTGCACTGAAATACATTCATACCG CTAATGTTTATCATCGTGATTTGAAGCCAAAGAATATATTAGCAAATGCTAATTGTAAACTCAAAATATGTGATTTTGGTCTAGCACGAGTGGCCTTTAATGACACTCCTACGACTGTATTCTGGACG GATTATGTTGCTACTAGGTGGTATAGGGCTCCTGAGCTTTGTGGGTCTTTCTTTACTAAG TATTCACCAGCTATTGACATATGGAGCATTGGTTGCATTTTTGCGGAGATTTTAACTGGGAAACCTTTGTTTCCTGGTAAAAATGTAGTTCACCAGTTGGATTTAATGACTGATCTCTTGGGTACGCCGTCGCTGGATACTGTTTCCAGG ATTCGGAATGAGAAGGCTAGGAGGTACTTGAGTAGTATGAGAAAAAAACAGCCAGTATCTTTTTCTGAGAGGTTCCCTAAAGCAGATCCTGCTGCACTCAAACTTATGCAGCGACTTTTATCATTTGACCCCAAGGATAGACCAACGGCGGAAGAG GCTTTAGCTGATCCATATTTTAAAGGCCTTGGGAAGGTAGAGAGAGAACCATCCTGCCAGCCAATAACGAAATTGGAGTTTGAGTTTGAACGGAAAAAGGTTACCAAAGAGGACGTAAAGGAGCTTATATTCCGGGAGATATTGGAGTATCATCCTCAACTTCTCAAGGATTACATCAATGGAACTGAAAAACCGAACTTCCTATATCCAAG TGCTGTTGACAATTTCCGGAGGCAGTTTGCCAACTTGGAGGAAAATGGAGGGAAGGGAGGAGCAGTTGTTTCATCAGACAGGAAGCATGTTTCGCTCCCCAG GACTACTACAGTGCATTCTACGCCAATTCCTCCGAAAGACCAAAAGCCTTCCCAAGTTCCCCAAAGGATTCCAGCAG GTAGACCAGGAAGAGTGGTTGGCCCGGTAATACCATATGAGAATTCAAGCGCTATGGATCCTTACAGTCAACGAAGGGTGGCGAGGAATCCAGTGCTTCCTGCAGCTGCGACCAATTTATCAGCATACGCCTACCACCGAAAGTCAGACAGTTCAGAGAGGGAGTTACAGCAGGAGCTTGAAAAAGACCGCATGCAGTACCAGCCTTTGCAGCGTTTCATGGATGCGAAGATGGTCTCTCCCGACTTGAGGTCTACCTCCTATTACATTCCAAAGGGTGCTCCGAAAGGTGATGTAGCAGAAAGGGCTGCGTTGCAGCCTAACATGATGCAGGGAATTGCCCCATTTAACGGCATCGCCGCAGTCGGAGGTAGCTACAATAAGGTCGGTGCTGCCCAGTATGGAGTCTCGAGGATGTACTAG